The following proteins are encoded in a genomic region of Pyrus communis chromosome 11, drPyrComm1.1, whole genome shotgun sequence:
- the LOC137707450 gene encoding protein MODIFIED TRANSPORT TO THE VACUOLE 1-like, whose product MDSSRRAVESYWRSRMIDAVTSDEDKVAPVYKLEEICQLLRSSHVSIVKEMSEFVFKRLDHKSPIVKQKALRLIKYAVGKSGVEFRREMQRNSVAVRQLFHYKGHPDPLKGDALNKAVRDTAHEAISAIFQEESNAAPADDLNRRIQGFGNTNIEMSSDEKKSFISEVVGLGSASIKQGLTNFTHSPSFKKKDDGNYKSPNLHRSLTIESEQADRYEPAQYRNEAQSSFGSSKNVASGPWNEYSRVTKTEITNGDSSSNYRESKTREERLLETIVTSGGVRLQPTRDAILIFLTEAKKLDAVALSHALDLKLQSPLWQVRMKAICVLESILRRKDDEHFAIIESYFIDNKDLVVRCSDSPQSSLREKANKVLSLLGGEQTDNVASNSEQPMKAQTATFVQMPDLIDTGDLDDYHVTNAAIENPSDQVITNITAPSPAPQLIDDLFGDGPGNVVRTTELKNDDDPFADVSFHNNDSKEQADDLFSGLTVDNKRDPLENSIAEKKSGPEMFDIFGPESELPQEQDHKNDLNNLMGGLSIDKNVSKMEQKRTPPGQLSELLSDSASHPSHQASGDAWSGILNSQTALLNGNAVFPPGAMPYNIPPGIMFNPAFPSQPINYGAMGSLLAQPQFLATMSSFQHFGNFNSQNMNLSNIAGTNGGYASALPDIFHPNQPNPAPSSVVNSSKKEDTKAFDFISDHIAAARDPKRVA is encoded by the exons ATGGATTCGAGTCGAAGAGCTGTGGAGTCGTACTGGAGGTCCCGGATGATCGATGCGGTGACTTCCGACGAAGACAAGGTTGCACCCGTTTACAAATTGGAAGAGATTTGCCAGCTTCTGCGATCCTCGCATGTCAGTATTGTCAAGGAGATGTCTGAGTTTGTATTTAAGCGTTTGGACCATAAAAGTCCAATTGTTAAGCAGAAG GCTCTTAGATTAATAAAGTATGCAGTGGGAAAGTCTGGTGTGGAGTTCAGGAGGGAAATGCAAAGAAATTCAGTGGCAGTGCGCCAACTATTTCACTATAAGGGACACCCAGATCCTTTGAAAGGAGACGCACTTAATAAGGCTGTGCGGGATACTGCTCATGAGGCTATTTCTGCTATCTTTCAAGAGGAAAGTAATGCAGCACCTGCAGATGATCTTAACAGAAGAATACAAGGTTTTGGGAATACGAACATCGAGATGTCATCAGATGAAAAAAAGTCTTTCATTAGTGAGGTTGTTGGTCTTGGAAGTGCATCTATCAAACAGGGACTTACTAATTTTACCCATAGTCCCTCTTTTAAAAAGAAAGACGATGGAAATTACAAAAGTCCAAATCTTCATAGATCGTTGACCATAGAAAGCGAGCAGGCTGATAGATATGAACCTGCTCAATATCGCAATGAGGCTCAAAGTAGTTTTGGGTCATCAAAAAATGTGGCTAGTGGACCATGGAATGAGTATTCTAGGGTAACCAAAACTGAAATAACCAATGGAGATTCCAGTTCAAATTACAGAGAGAGTAAAACCCGTGAGGAGAGGTTGTTGGAGACCATTGTGACGTCGGGTGGTGTACGTTTACAACCCACTCGAGATGCCATTCTGATTTTCCTTACTGAGGCGAAGAAGTTGGATGCTGTAGCTTTGAGTCATGCCCTGGATTTAAAACTACAATCTCCATTGTGGCAG GTACGCATGAAAGCTATTTGTGTTCTTGAATCAATTTTGAGGAGAAAGGATGATGAGCATTTTGCAATCATAGAATCATATTTTATTGACAACAAAGATCTTGTAGTGAGATGCTCCGACTCTCCCCAGTCTTCTTTGAGGGAAAAGGCTAACAAG GTTTTGAGCCTCTTGGGTGGAGAACAGACAGACAATGTGGCAAGTAATTCAGAACAGCCTATGAAGGCTCAGACTGCTACTTTTGTTCAGATGCCTGACCTTATAGACACCGGTGATCTAGATGATTACCACGTGACCAATGCTGCAATTGAGAACCCAAGTGATCAAGTCATCACAAACATAACAGCACCATCACCAGCACCCCAACTAATTGATGATTTATTTGGAGATGGCCCAGGGAATGTCGTACGCACCACTGAACTGAAAAATGACGATGACCCTTTTGCAGATGTATCGTTCCACAATAATGACAGTAAAGAACAAGCAGATGATCTCTTCTCTGGGCTTACCGTTGATAATAAACGAGATCCTCTCGAGAACTCCATAGCAGAAAAGAAAAGTGGACCTGAAATGTTTGATATTTTTGGGCCTGAATCCGAACTTCCGCAGGAGCAGGATCATAAAAATGATTTAAACAACTTAATGGGTGGCTTATCCATTGATAAAAATGTCTCAAAGATGGAGCAGAAAAGAACCCCTCCTGGACAACTTTCTGAACTTCTATCGGATTCAGCTAGTCATCCCAGCCATCAGGCCTCCGGCGATGCTTGGAGTGGCATTCTTAATTCTCAAACAGCATTACTGAATGGAAATGCAGTGTTTCCTCCTGGTGCTATGCCTTACAATATACCTCCTGGAATTATGTTCAATCCAGCCTTTCCTTCTCAGCCAATAAATTATGGTGCCATGGGAAGTCTCCTTGCTCAGCCGCAATTCCTAGCAACAATGTCTAGCTTTCAACACTTCGGAAACTTCAATTCGCAAAATATGAATTTAAGTAACATTGCTGGAACAAATGGAGGATATGCGTCAGCACTTCCTGATATTTTCCATCCAAATCAACCAAATCCAGCTCCTAGTTCAGTGGTGAACAGTTCAAAGAAAGAGGATACTAAAGCATTTGATTTTATCTCG GACCATATTGCTGCAGCTCGTGATCCAAAGAGGGTAGCTTAA
- the LOC137708803 gene encoding uncharacterized protein isoform X1 — protein sequence MALHLSPIKPHLFNHSRRCVRSENRQKTIANVHKPSRCSTNEQGIYGFSTKNHVLGLLVRCYNSSRWSSSWTSTSTACTAFSRQTTCENGASVARTHNHENEFNRVNCLEWVLHESARSFSIAVESLELPGSGPELAMAWSGKDVHQWHKRISYQVAVYSLLKTAIEVEILLSSERHCSAFPVRDILTPKIDLIGEYIESQLNMRHSELAEWFRVVEQPLIAGFFTPLLRKWSMEYAGSGVAGMVVAISCCAAVAKLGYGRVKCPYFAFSLDDVIVELMDHSHSFVSVERLHNLATEAGFELDFLSHFGRKVLLSNKSEEVEFWIGLAYKKLSMAFNKESMILGKQNFHHKVQGDTLATLGLFAYLGRRTRLFLSRMGIKDLDELVKDFLSYLECGSLFIHPELSSIAVYQHFMEVVTDEIGWLDFYAACPPKRSQERRKGKLHAIQAEKEIALSAVFTVCYDVFSGFAHFSRSTQQSLDTHLLDFLLHSQSLLTVCLEDYWAAYDKSCSELLKITEPGARRASFVGSIVASKLSVTMEAQQEPSTLTTSEDCQNYNPQRRLNLRKDSPSPGTETISSMEEGSATRSKYHQRSLVRKYSNKLVSTSSDIWMGTQLLIIDLTTYAELLLKQLRGHKVTRLERKKLKRTLNDITSLIPITILMLLPVSAVGHAALLAAINKYIPGLIPSPYSSERLDVVKQLKRTKKMEVIRTWNNLEDPSSRIT from the exons ATGGCTCTCCATTTGTCTCCCATCAAACCTCACCTCTTTAACCACTc AAGAAGATGTGTAAGATCAGAAAACCGACAAAAGACAATTGCCAATGTGCATAAGCCTTCAAGGTGCAGCACAAATGAACAAGGAATCTATGGCTTTTCGACTAAAAATCATGTGCTTGGTTTATTGGTTAGGTGTTACAATTCGTCGAGGTGGTCTTCATCTTGGACCTCAACATCTACAGCTTGTACAGCTTTTTCTCGTCAAACAACTTGTGAGAATGGTGCCTCAGTGGCTAGAACTCATAATCATGAAAACGAATTTAATCGGGTTAATTGCCTCGAATGGGTCTTACATGAATCAGCTAGGAGCTTCTCCATTGCAGTTGAGTCACTTGAATTGCCAGGAAGTGGTCCAGAGCTTGCAATGGCATGGTCTGGGAAGGATGTGCATCAATGGCATAAGCGGATTTCTTATCAG GTTGCAGTTTACTCTTTGTTGAAAACAGCAATCGAAGTAGAAATCTTGCTTTCCAGTGAACGTCATTGCAGCGCTTTTCCAGTTAGAGATAT CTTGACCCCAAAGATTGATTTGATAGGCGAATACATCGAGAGTCAACTGAACATGAGGCACTCAGAATTAGCAGAATGGTTTAGAGTGGTGGAACAGCCGCTTATTGCAGGATTTTTCACTCCCTTGTTGAGGAAGTGGTCTATGGAATATGCTGGAAG TGGTGTTGCAGGGATGGTTGTGGCAATAAGCTGCTGTGCTGCAGTGGCTAAATTGGGTTACGGTCGTGTTAAGTGCCCTTATTTTGCATTTTCACTTGATGACGTAATTGTAGAGCTCATGGATCACTCACACAGTTTTGTGTCAGTGGAAAGACTACATAACTTAGCTACCGAGGCAGGATTTGAATTGGATTTCCTGTCCCATTTCGGTAGAAAGGTTCTGCTGAGCAACAAAAGTGAAGAGGTAGAATTTTGGATTGGGTTGGCTTATAAAAAACTATCAAtggcattcaacaaagaaaGTATGATCCTAGGCAAGCAGAATTTTCATCACAAG GTTCAAGGAGATACTTTGGCTACCTTAGGACTTTTTGCATATCTTGGGAGAAGGACTAGATTATTCTTGTCAAGGATGGGCATAAAGGATCTTGATGAGCTAGTTAAGGACTTCCTAAG CTACTTGGAGTGTGGTAGCCTTTTCATTCACCCAGAGCTTTCTTCCATAGCAGTTTATCAACACTTCATGGAG GTGGTGACTGATGAAATTGGATGGCTTGATTTCTATGCTGCATGTCCTCCGAAAAGAAGTCAAGAGAGGCGAAAAGGCAAACTGCATGCCATCCAGGCAGAGAAAGAGATTGCTCTGTCTGCTGTTTTTACTGTATGCTATGATGTTTTCTCCGGGTTTGCTCACTTCAGTCGTTCAACTCAACAGTCCTTAGACACTCATTTGCTAGACTTCTTGCTCCACAG CCAGAGCTTGCTAACTGTTTGTTTGGAAGACTACTGGGCTGCTTATGATAAATCATG CAGTGAGTTGTTAAAGATTACAGAACCTGGTGCTCGTCGCGCATCATTTGTTGGATCCATAGTTGCATCCAAGTTATCTGTAACAATGGAGGCGCAACAAGAGCCAAGTACCTTGACAACGTCAGAAGATTGTCAAAATTATAATCCTCAGCGCAGGCTTAACCTGAGAAAG GATTCCCCCTCTCCCGGGACGGAAACTATAAGCTCCATGGAGGAGGGAAGTGCCACGAGATCAAAATATCATCAGCGAAGTTTAGTTAGGAAGTATAGCAACAAGTTGGTATCTACAAGCTCC gataTATGGATGGGTACTCAGTTGCTTATCATAGACCTAACGACTTACGCAGAGCTACTCCTCAAACAATTGCGTGGCCACAAGGTTACAAGGCTGGaaagaaaaaagttgaaaagaacGCTAAATGACATCACTTCACTTATACCAATTACAATTCTCATGTTACTTCCT GTATCAGCTGTAGGTCATGCTGCATTGCTAGCAGCAATCAACAAGTACATACCAGGCCTG ATTCCATCTCCATATTCTTCGGAGCGGCTGGATGTGGTGAAACAACTAAAGAGAACCAAGAAGATGGAAGTAATTAGGACATGGAACAACCTTGAAGATCCATCTTCTAGAATAACGTAA
- the LOC137708803 gene encoding uncharacterized protein isoform X2, with protein sequence MALHLSPIKPHLFNHSRRCVRSENRQKTIANVHKPSRCSTNEQGIYGFSTKNHVLGLLVRCYNSSRWSSSWTSTSTACTAFSRQTTCENGASVARTHNHENEFNRVNCLEWVLHESARSFSIAVESLELPGSGPELAMAWSGKDVHQWHKRISYQVAVYSLLKTAIEVEILLSSERHCSAFPVRDILTPKIDLIGEYIESQLNMRHSELAEWFRVVEQPLIAGFFTPLLRKWSMEYAGSGVAGMVVAISCCAAVAKLGYGRVKCPYFAFSLDDVIVELMDHSHSFVSVERLHNLATEAGFELDFLSHFGRKVLLSNKSEEVEFWIGLAYKKLSMAFNKESMILGKQNFHHKVQGDTLATLGLFAYLGRRTRLFLSRMGIKDLDELVKDFLSYLECGSLFIHPELSSIAVYQHFMEVVTDEIGWLDFYAACPPKRSQERRKGKLHAIQAEKEIALSAVFTVCYDVFSGFAHFSRSTQQSLDTHLLDFLLHSQSLLTVCLEDYWAAYDKSCELLKITEPGARRASFVGSIVASKLSVTMEAQQEPSTLTTSEDCQNYNPQRRLNLRKDSPSPGTETISSMEEGSATRSKYHQRSLVRKYSNKLVSTSSDIWMGTQLLIIDLTTYAELLLKQLRGHKVTRLERKKLKRTLNDITSLIPITILMLLPVSAVGHAALLAAINKYIPGLIPSPYSSERLDVVKQLKRTKKMEVIRTWNNLEDPSSRIT encoded by the exons ATGGCTCTCCATTTGTCTCCCATCAAACCTCACCTCTTTAACCACTc AAGAAGATGTGTAAGATCAGAAAACCGACAAAAGACAATTGCCAATGTGCATAAGCCTTCAAGGTGCAGCACAAATGAACAAGGAATCTATGGCTTTTCGACTAAAAATCATGTGCTTGGTTTATTGGTTAGGTGTTACAATTCGTCGAGGTGGTCTTCATCTTGGACCTCAACATCTACAGCTTGTACAGCTTTTTCTCGTCAAACAACTTGTGAGAATGGTGCCTCAGTGGCTAGAACTCATAATCATGAAAACGAATTTAATCGGGTTAATTGCCTCGAATGGGTCTTACATGAATCAGCTAGGAGCTTCTCCATTGCAGTTGAGTCACTTGAATTGCCAGGAAGTGGTCCAGAGCTTGCAATGGCATGGTCTGGGAAGGATGTGCATCAATGGCATAAGCGGATTTCTTATCAG GTTGCAGTTTACTCTTTGTTGAAAACAGCAATCGAAGTAGAAATCTTGCTTTCCAGTGAACGTCATTGCAGCGCTTTTCCAGTTAGAGATAT CTTGACCCCAAAGATTGATTTGATAGGCGAATACATCGAGAGTCAACTGAACATGAGGCACTCAGAATTAGCAGAATGGTTTAGAGTGGTGGAACAGCCGCTTATTGCAGGATTTTTCACTCCCTTGTTGAGGAAGTGGTCTATGGAATATGCTGGAAG TGGTGTTGCAGGGATGGTTGTGGCAATAAGCTGCTGTGCTGCAGTGGCTAAATTGGGTTACGGTCGTGTTAAGTGCCCTTATTTTGCATTTTCACTTGATGACGTAATTGTAGAGCTCATGGATCACTCACACAGTTTTGTGTCAGTGGAAAGACTACATAACTTAGCTACCGAGGCAGGATTTGAATTGGATTTCCTGTCCCATTTCGGTAGAAAGGTTCTGCTGAGCAACAAAAGTGAAGAGGTAGAATTTTGGATTGGGTTGGCTTATAAAAAACTATCAAtggcattcaacaaagaaaGTATGATCCTAGGCAAGCAGAATTTTCATCACAAG GTTCAAGGAGATACTTTGGCTACCTTAGGACTTTTTGCATATCTTGGGAGAAGGACTAGATTATTCTTGTCAAGGATGGGCATAAAGGATCTTGATGAGCTAGTTAAGGACTTCCTAAG CTACTTGGAGTGTGGTAGCCTTTTCATTCACCCAGAGCTTTCTTCCATAGCAGTTTATCAACACTTCATGGAG GTGGTGACTGATGAAATTGGATGGCTTGATTTCTATGCTGCATGTCCTCCGAAAAGAAGTCAAGAGAGGCGAAAAGGCAAACTGCATGCCATCCAGGCAGAGAAAGAGATTGCTCTGTCTGCTGTTTTTACTGTATGCTATGATGTTTTCTCCGGGTTTGCTCACTTCAGTCGTTCAACTCAACAGTCCTTAGACACTCATTTGCTAGACTTCTTGCTCCACAG CCAGAGCTTGCTAACTGTTTGTTTGGAAGACTACTGGGCTGCTTATGATAAATCATG TGAGTTGTTAAAGATTACAGAACCTGGTGCTCGTCGCGCATCATTTGTTGGATCCATAGTTGCATCCAAGTTATCTGTAACAATGGAGGCGCAACAAGAGCCAAGTACCTTGACAACGTCAGAAGATTGTCAAAATTATAATCCTCAGCGCAGGCTTAACCTGAGAAAG GATTCCCCCTCTCCCGGGACGGAAACTATAAGCTCCATGGAGGAGGGAAGTGCCACGAGATCAAAATATCATCAGCGAAGTTTAGTTAGGAAGTATAGCAACAAGTTGGTATCTACAAGCTCC gataTATGGATGGGTACTCAGTTGCTTATCATAGACCTAACGACTTACGCAGAGCTACTCCTCAAACAATTGCGTGGCCACAAGGTTACAAGGCTGGaaagaaaaaagttgaaaagaacGCTAAATGACATCACTTCACTTATACCAATTACAATTCTCATGTTACTTCCT GTATCAGCTGTAGGTCATGCTGCATTGCTAGCAGCAATCAACAAGTACATACCAGGCCTG ATTCCATCTCCATATTCTTCGGAGCGGCTGGATGTGGTGAAACAACTAAAGAGAACCAAGAAGATGGAAGTAATTAGGACATGGAACAACCTTGAAGATCCATCTTCTAGAATAACGTAA
- the LOC137708628 gene encoding uncharacterized protein: protein MSAGGAFGGNRGLSPVPPEKGVFPLDHMHLCDPEKKEYLSCLKTSGHQSEKCRLFSKKYLECRMEKNLMAKQDMSELGFVRESNSDASGEKVSERIAN from the exons ATGAGTGcag GTGGTGCCTTTGGTGGTAATAGGGGACTGAGCCCAGTTCCTCCGGAGAAAGGTGTCTTTCCCTTGGATCATATGCATTTGTGTGACCCG GAGAAAAAGGAATACCTCAGTTGTCTCAAAACTTCGGGCCACCAATCAGAAAAATGTAGACTCTTCTCAAAAAAGTACCTGGAATGCCGCATggaaaa GAACTTGATGGCAAAACAAGACATGTCGGAACTTGGATTCGTCAGGGAAAGTAACTCGGACGCTTCTGGAGAGAAGGTTTCCGAGCGGATTGCTAACTAG